Genomic window (Brachionichthys hirsutus isolate HB-005 unplaced genomic scaffold, CSIRO-AGI_Bhir_v1 contig_261, whole genome shotgun sequence):
aggacgagaaggaagagacgtcagctgatgatggagggaatgttggaacgtcagaggatcagaatccgctctgaatccaacggatattataactgctgttataactgctgttataaccggtgttataactgctgttataactggtgttataactggtattataactgctgtaataactgctgactggtgttataactggtattataactggtgttataactgctgttataaccgatgttagactggcgttctttcttattcagaaccgtgtccttcaaatattaaatatatcaatattaatgagaaatattcatcacaaaatctgttgtgagtgaaacaggctttgggttctgcaggttctgcccatcaggacctgacggtgtttcgggaccgggtcacacctttatttgttgtggtgctgaaacccaaatcttcAGGGTTaaaccgttttaattcacaaactctccgacatctggccttgaaaatgatgccagttatcagctgatggtggaaaatgaccagcgcgactttgtgaaaccacagaagaagaagttctgctgggtttcagctgcaggagcctcagagttcaaacctgtaatcagaaccagaagttgtcatcggtcacaggttcaggtgtgagtggagagcaggaagtgatgtcatcaggtggaaacaggttcaaccttcagatcgtgattctggtttttctttcagagactcactctttgaagtatttctacacggcgtcttctggagtctcaaacttcccggagtttgtggccgttggtttgatcgatgacgtccagatgattcactatgacagtaagaccaagagagcagaacccacacaggactggatggacaaagtcacagcagaggatccagagtactggacccgACAGACGAGGATCGGTGTGGTGAACCAAGAACAGTTCAAATTCAACATGGAAACTTTAaggaagcgcttcaaccaatcagaaggtttgtttgtgtttattaaatgttgtgttcatgctgtaggaagtaaacacacacacacacacacgcacacacacacacacacacacacacacacacacctctgcaggaacccttttgcatcactgctgggtttctaaagctccgggacacagactggttctgctggttctgctggttctgctgggtccagtgaggaccaggtcgatgactggagtctgtctctctctcaggtgtccacattaTCCAGTGGCTgtctggctgtgagtgggacgatgagactggagaggtcactggttttaatcagtatggttataatggagaagacttcatcgtcctggacctgaagacggagacatggatcgctcccagtcctcaggctgtcatcaccaaacacagatgggatcatgatAGAGCTCTGATGGAACACAGGAAGCATTACCTCACCCAggagtgtcctgagtgggggaggaagtatctggagtatgggaggagctctctgctgagaacaggtagaagcacatcacctggtggagtttcaaaccaacaaccttcatgttcctctgctgtttctgacccacacacagagacacactctgtcctttacctctctgtcctcctctctccttcagtcttcttctcctctgctcctcccttcttttgtcgcctcctctcctctgaggtttatttgcgtcgtttcagtgtctctggcgacaacagtgactcctgatgacgtgtctttgtctcctcctccagagctcccctctctaacgtgtctttgtctcctcctccagagctcccctcaataacgtgtctttgtctcctccagatctcccctctctaacgtgtctttgtctcctcctccagagctcccctctctaacgtgtctttgtctcctcctccagagctcccctctctaacgtgtctttgtctcctcctccagtgctcccctttataacgtgtctttgtctcctcctccagagctcccctcaataacgtgtctttgtctcctcctccagtgctcccctttataacgtgtctttgtctcctcctccagatctcccctcaataacgtgtctttgtctcctcctccagagctctcctctataacgtgtctttgtctcctcctccagatctcccctctctaacgtgtctttgtctcctcctccagagctcccctcaataacgtgtctttgtctcctcctccagtgctcccctttataacgtgtctttgtctcctcctccagatctctcctctctaacgtgtctttgtctcctcctccagatctcccctctctaacgtgtctttgtctcctcctccagtgctcccctctctaacgtgtctttgtctcctcccccagagctcccctctctaacgtgtctttgtctcctcctccagagctcccctctctaacgtgtctttgtctcctcctccagagctcccctcaataacgtgtctttgtctcctcctccagatctcccctctctaacgtgtctttgtttcctcctccagatctcccttctataacgtgtctttgtctcctccagagctcccttctataacgtgtctttgtctcctcctccagatctcccttctataacgtgtctttgtctcctccagagctcccttctataacgtgtctttgtctcctcctccagagctcccctctctaacgtgtctttgtctcctcctccagatctcccctctctaacgtgtctttgtctcctcctccagatctctcctctctaacgtgtctttgtctcctcctccagatctctcctctctaacgtgtctttgtctcctcctccagatctctcctctctaacgtgtcttagtctcctcctccagagctcccctctctaacgtgtctttgtctcctcctccagagctcccctcagtgtttctcctccagaagactccttcctctcctgtcagctgcttcgctacaggtttctacccagacagagccgctctcttctggaggaaggatggggaggagcttcatgaggaggtggagcacggagagatcctccccaaccatgacggaaccttccagatgagtgtggacctggacctttcatcggtggcggctgaagactggaggaggtacgactgtgtgttccagctcttcggtgtgaaggacgacttggtcaccagactggacaaaggaaagatctggaccaactggggtgagactgggatcagggggtgaaggtggggacacatttctgtctctctgatggtccagatcatgggtttgaagagttggacagaagttttgtttcttttattgtcgtttgctgttttctgtgtaactttagagttcagataatcaataacccacccgggacccagacaacggtaccagaaccctaacccagtacctgcacagaagacggaagcctttgaatcagtgatagttctgttggtggtggcggtccgatgtccactgggctttcattcatgcaggacgatgtcagtaaagtcagttcatgtcctcagcggaggaggttctgattggacctggatctgttagcaggatgatccagaaccgcggattaggttctgattggacctggatctgttagtaggatgatccagaactgcggaggaagttctgattggacctggatctgcttgttagcaggatgatccagaaccgtggaggaggttctgattggacctggatctgcttgttagcaggattctccatgaggacaggtccacagagctgtgggactgtccagcctcagcagagcgacgcagcgttccagcgcttcggaggtttcggtctggagttggagaaaaagtattttggatccatttcagttttcagaagtttctagttttaaagtcaaacctctgtcagaacattagaacattggacgagtctccctgagactggaaccaacatcaggacagaaagcagcacagaccgtcctcctgtggacaggtggacatgaaaccacctaaagaggacggcaggaccaccaaccaggtggtgtccgtctgcaggacggttctgttgggacatggacgttgttctctgacttgttgttttctgctctccagaggaacccactaacgtgaacgccatcatcatcatcgtcatcactgcagcggttcttct
Coding sequences:
- the LOC137914040 gene encoding major histocompatibility complex class I-related gene protein-like: MVGLEALKNLVAVLLFELQMGQFTMKTSVLVLVLVLGTGVPGAVGETHSLKYFYTASSGVSNFPEFVAVGLIDDVQMIHYDSKTKRAEPTQDWMDKVTAEDPEYWTRQTRIGVVNQEQFKFNMETLRKRFNQSEGVHIIQWLSGCEWDDETGEVTGFNQYGYNGEDFIVLDLKTETWIAPSPQAVITKHRWDHDRALMEHRKHYLTQECPEWGRKYLEYGRSSLLRTELPSVFLLQKTPSSPVSCFATGFYPDRAALFWRKDGEELHEEVEHGEILPNHDGTFQMSVDLDLSSVAAEDWRRYDCVFQLFGVKDDLVTRLDKGKIWTNWEEPTNVNAIIIIVITAAVLLVLTAAVGFKLYKQRTGKPRPPSEDSAELTKRLQPEVDMQPEVDMQPEVIIQPEGVGTRTE